A stretch of DNA from Strix uralensis isolate ZFMK-TIS-50842 unplaced genomic scaffold, bStrUra1 scaffold_319, whole genome shotgun sequence:
TTGGGATCCCTGGGCACCAAAAACCTGGATCCTTGGGATCCCTGGGCACCCAACGCCTGATCCCTCGGGCTTCCTGGCTCTTTGGGATCCCTGAACATCCAGATGCCTCATTCCTCAGGATCCCTGGTTCCTTGAGATCCCTGGGTCTTTGGGATCCCTGGGCACCCAACACCTGGTTCCTCAGGATCCCTGGGTCCTTAGAACACGTGAGTCCTCAGGATCCCTGGTTCCTCGGGATCCCCGGCCACCCAGATGCCTGGATCCTTGGGATCCGATAATTCCTAGGATCCCTGGGCACCTGGATCTGTGGATTCCGGGTCCTTGGGACATCTGGGCACCCAGCATCTGGGTGCTTGGGATCCTGGGACATCCTGACACCTGGTCCCTCAGGATTCCTGGCTTCTTGGGATCCCTGAACATTCAGATGCCTCATTCTTTGGGATCCCTGGTCCTCAGGATCATCCCTGGGTCCTCAGGATCCTCCCTGGGCACCCAACGCCTGGGTCTTTGGGATCCCTGGGCACCCAATGCCTGGTTCCTCAGGATTCCTGGCTCCTTGGGATCCCTGAACATCCAGATGCCTCGTTCCTCGGGATCCCTGGTCTTTGGGATCCCTGGATCCTCAGGATCCCGGGTCCTCAGGACACCCTGGTCCTCCCTGTGCTCTTGAGCGTGACTCTCCCTCCCTCGCAGCTCTGGCATGGGcagaggggggaggaggggacgGGAACGGCGGGGGCGGGGATGGACGCAATGCCGAGGCCGCAGCACCCCGCTGGGTCCCATATTTGCCTTCGGGGCGGGACGACCAGGCTGCGCTGGACCCCCGCAGCCGTGGGAAAACACACCCCCCTgcctcccacccccaccccccccgtgcCCTCCCACCGGCTGCGTTTCACAcgatttttgcttttattgtttttacTCCAGAAAAACCATCCTGCAAAGCGGCGATTGGAGGGCACGCACCATCCCCCAACCCTGCCTGGAGAGGAGGACACCTGGGGGGGCCCCTCCTTGGCCGTGGTCTCTTCTGGGGGGGGCGACGCACCCCCcaaccctgctcctgctccatcATTGCTGCAGACgtggaggtttgggggggttttggggtcccccagAGTGGTCGGCCATGGTGTTGCCGGGCTGGGGGGGTTGAAGTGGGACCTGGAGATGTTGGGCTTCATCCTTCAGGGGCCGGGTCCTGgtgatgaagatgatggagatgGAGGTGATGGAggtgatggagatggagatggaggtgATGGAGATGGAGGTGATGAAGGTGATGGAGATGGAGGTGATGGAGGTGATGGAGATGGAGATTATGGAGATTGAGGTGATGGAAATGATGGGGATGGAGGTGATGAAGGTGATGAAGGTGAGGGAGATGTTGGAGATTGAGGGAGGAGAGGGTGGGGgcaatctggggggggggggggcagggtgggtTTTCATGCTGCcattccccctccttccctgttGACCTGCCCATCACCCACCCCCCCATCTCCAGAGGGTTCATCCATCCATCGCCGTAGTCGTCTTCTTGTCCATCCACCCACCTACCTCTGGCCAATCCCGTCCCTTCCTGTGTCTCCGTCCATCCCCACGCCCAACCAATCCTCTCCCACCATCCCTCCCTGTGCCCACCCACCCATCtgtccctccccttctcctccagcccctccaatcccacctcccctccacctcctccaccgTCTCCGGCAGCGCCGTGTCCCGTGTCTCCGGCAGGAAGACGGCCACCAGCCCCGACACCACGGGAGCCACCCCGTAGATGATGAAGGGCAACGCAGGGAAGACCTCACCCGCCATCTTCACCAAGGGCGCTGTGATGCTGCCCAGACGGGCCATGGTGTTGGCCAACCCCATCCCTGTCTGCCTGTGGGACACCGCGAGGTCCCTGAGGGAGTGGCCACCGTGGTGACGGTCACCCCGACACCTCCACCCCCCCAAGCTGCACCCCGCTCCTTACCGAATCACGGTGGGGTAAAGCTCCCCCGTGTAGAGGAAGACGCAGTTGAAGGACGCAGCCAAGCAACCCTTCCCAAAGACGGCCAAGGCCGTCCGAAGCGTCCGCAGGTCTGTGGGGACGAGGACGGGTCACCCAGGACCTTCTTTGGTGTCACCAGTTGGGGTTGGGTTGGTGGTGGGTGATGGAGACCCCAAACACCAGGATTTCAGGCAAATTGCCCGTAAAAAAACTAAAATCCCTCGACCGCTGAGTTGCCTTAATGGGTTGAGCATGTTTTGGCCTTCGTGGGTTGAAGGGGACCCCACtgccaccaccccccgccccctcctcaCCCCGTGGCACCAAGATGTTGGCCAAGATGGCCAAACCGGCCAAGATGAGGGCAAAAGATTGGGTGAAGCGTCTCCCTACGAAGGTGATGGTGAGGATGGAGACCAACTTGGCCGGGATGTCCACGGCCCCAAAGACCAGTTGGATCACGTAGATGTTGAAGTCAAAGTTTTGCAGGTCCATGGCCAACCCGTAGTAGGCAAAGCTGGTGGAGAACCTAAAAGAGGGGGGGCAAGGGGGCAAATCTCACcagtggggaggggtggggtgggatgggggggggggggtcacccctcACCCCTGACCTGCGTGGGATGGAGCCAGGAGATATGTGGCCAAGGTGTGGGCCAAGAGAGCTCCTGTTGCCCAAGTCCTGCACTGTGACTCAGTTTCCTTCCCATGAGGTTTGGGGAGGGGCAAAGGGGGGGGATGGATCAACAACTGGGGGGGGGAGGACATTGGCCAACCAGCTGCCGCCGTCCGCCACCACCAGACGTACCAGACGAAGCAGAGGCAACAGGAGATGCGACGCACGACAGGCGTCCGGACCAGGTCAACCACGGTGTGGTGGCTCCTCGATGATGTCATCTCCTTCTGCATGTAGGACCTCAAGGCCTagagggagatggagggggggggggggggtggggatggggtgCTGAGGTTCTCCCAGGGGGGAACAGGTGGGTGGACGGGTGGTTGGGTGGATGGAGATGAGGGTGGATGGATGGAAAAGGAGCTGAATGGATGGAGGAGATGGTGgaggagatggagatggagggacatggaggtgctgggatggAGATAGAGATGGAGGGAGATGGAGGTGATGAAGCTGATGGAGATGATGGAGATGGAGGTGACGGAGGTGATGGAGATGGAGGTGACGGAGGTGAGGAAGGTGATGGAGATGGAAGTGATAGAGGTGAAGGTGATGGAGATGATGGAGATTGTGATGGAGGTGATGAAGGTGATGGAGATTGAGATGATGGAGATTATGGAGATGGAGGTGGTGAAGGTGATGGAGATGTTGGAAATTGAGGGGATGAAGGTGATGGAGCTGGAGGTGATGGAGATATTGGAGCTGGAGATGTTGGAGCTGGAGGTGATGGAGGTGGAGGCTGGTGGTTGCATAAGGGGCTGACTGGGGGCCAGTGGTGCTGGACGGATGGACGGGTGTCtatgggatggatggatgggtgtCTATGGGATGGATGGACGGGTGTCTATGGGATGGACGGATGGGTGTCTATGGGATGGATGGACGGGTGTCTATGGGATGGACGGATGGGTGTCTATGGGATGGATGGACGGGTGTCTATGGGATGGACGGATGGGTGTCTATGGGATGGATGGACGGGTGTCTATGGGATGGACGGATGGGTGTCTATGGGATGGATGGACGGGTGTCTATGGGATGGATGGTTGTTGAAGGAGCTGGGAAGGTGCCCGTAGGGCAGCGCCACTGTTGGCCGCTCTCCACGAGGGGCAGGGGCATGGGgtcacctccccccaccccccacaaaCCCCCCTGAGACACCCCAGGGACCAGCCGGGGCCTTTTACGTCGATGTCGAGCTtgtccccttcctctttcttcccgTTGATCCTGGCCACCTTCCGCAGCTCCTTCAGGGCCCACTGGGACTTGCCCACCATGACCAGCCAACGAGCCGACTCTGTCAGccacctgcgggggggggggggcaggagcccAAGGACCCTCCCACCAGGCCCCTGGCCCTGCCAGTGGCCATCTGCCCTCTCTGTCCCTCGGCTGCCACCTCCCCGTGCTTCTGCCTGGGCAACCAACTCTCTGGCCAACCAACCCTCcagccaaccaaccaaccaaccaaccctcCAACCAACCAACCTTCCATCCAACCAACTCTCTGTCCATCCAACCCTCTGGCCAACCAACCCTCTGTCCGTCCAACCTTCTGTCCATCCCACTGACCCTCTGGCCAAGCGACCCTCCATCTGTCCAACCAATCAACCCTCTGGCCAACCTTCTGTCCATCCAACCAACCCTCCATCCAACCAACCCTCCATCTGTCCAACCTTCCATCCATCCAACCTTCTGTCCATCCAACCTTCTGTCCATCCAACCAACCTTCCATCCAACCAACCTTCCATCCAACCAACTCTCCATCCATCCAACCTTCTGTCCATCCAACCCTCCATCCAACCaaccctccatccatccatccatccatccaacccTCTGTCCAACCAACGCTCCATCCATCCAACCGACCCTCTGTCCAACCCTCTGTCTGTCCAACCCTCTGTCCATCCAACCAACCCTCTGTCCATCCAACCCTCCATCCAACCAACCCTCCTTCTGTCCAATCTTCTGTCCAACCAACGCTCCATCCATCCGTCCAACCCTCCGTTTATCCAACCCTCCATCTGCCCAACCCTCTGTCCATCCGTACAACCCTCCATCCAACCAACCCTCTGTCTGTCCAACCTTCTGCCCATCCAACCCTCTGTCCAACTGACCCTCCGTCTGTCCAACCCTCCATCTGTCCAACCTTCCATCCAACCGACCCTCCGTCTGTCCAACCCTCCATCTGTCCAACCTTCCATCCAACCAACCCTCCGTCCAACCGACCCTCCGTCTGTCCAACCCTCCATCCGTCCAACCTTCCATCCAACCAACCCTCCGTCCAACCGACCCTCCATCTGTCCAACCCTCCATCTGTCCAACCTTCCATCCAACCAACCCTCCATCTGTCCAACCCTCCATCTGTCCAACCTTCTGCCCATCCAACCTTCTGTCCAACCAACTCTCTGTCCATTGACTGACCCTCCATCTGTCCAACCTTCCATCCAACTAACCCTCCGTCTATCCAACCAACCCTCCATTTATCCAACCCTCTGTCCGTTCATCCCTCCATCCACTCcacccttcctccccctcctcctcctcctcctcctcaccacgagtagaggaagaagcagaagaagggTAGCGACACGGTGAGCTGGAGCCACCGCCAAGCGGGGACGGCGTAGGAGACCCCGGCCAGCAGGAACTGCCCCAGGGTGTAGCAGTAACCCATGAAGGTCCCCACCAACGCCCGGGTGCGAGTGGGCATCCACTCCAAAGCTGTCGAGACAACACAAGAGCTGTGGAGCCAACCAAGGAAGGTGCCTGGGGGCTGGTACCGTGGGGCTAGTGCTGGCCACGTACAGAGGGAGACGCTGTTGAGGACGATGCCGGAGAAGGCCATGCCCGTGAGGAAGCGGAAGAGGCAATAAATGGTGAAAGTTGGGGCGAAGGAGGAGCAAGTCCCCATGGCGCCCATCTGGAGGTAGCACCAGGTCAGCAGCGACCGGCGGCCGAACCTGgagggggggggtgaggaggaggaagaggaagtgaggaggaggaagagggggtgaggaggaggaagagggggtgaGACAATCCCCATGATGCTGTGtgacccccaccccctcaccTGTCCGAGAGACCCCCGAAGACGATGCCGCCCACCAAGACACCGGCCATGTAGAGCGACTGGGCCAACTGCTTCAGGCCACGGGAGCTGCACACCAGGTCCCACTGGCGAGGGTCGAGGATGTGGGGTGGGACAGAGAtcggggggggcatgggggggtccCCTTtggcctccctcctgccccccaaaaCTGGCCATGGTGGCTGGTAGGGTTGATCCAACACAGCAAGCAATGGGTGGCCAATGGCAACACCGAGAAGGTGCCACTGAGCACGGGGCCACCCTTCCCAGCATCCCTGGGGTTGGAGGGTCCTTCCAGGGGCCACTTGGCCCCTTTTTGACCACCTCGTTGATGGCCATCAACCCTCTCATCCCCCATTTTCCTGTCCTGAGCCCTCACGGCATTGGGTGCCTCCACCGAGGGTTGAGTGGGGAAGACGCTCCAGTTGGGAGACATCAACGTGGTGATGGTGGGAACCACGCTCAGGATGGGGTGAAACGTCCCACCCACCCCAGATCCCACCCCCCCACACTGGCCCAGTCCCACCTCGCTGACGATGGTGCTGGTGAAGACGCTGCGGTCGTAGGTCCAACCGTCGCGGCAAGGCTCCGTCTCCGGCCAAGTGGTGTTGGTGGCTGAACCGTTGGCTTCCAGAAGCCACCACTGAGGAGTCACAAAGCGCCGGCACTGCTCGCCGCGGGGAACCGAGACCCTCAGCAGGTCCTGGGGGTCAAGGCCGGTGGCGTTGGCCTCCCACCGAAGCCGACAACGATGGTCGCTGGTGGCGGCCGTGAAGTTCTGCAGAAGGTTGTGACTGGCCATCATGAGGACGGGCAGGGCCAGGAGGACCACTGAGGCCACCTGGAAACGTCCCATCCCCCCCACGTGCTCCAGGAGGTCAGCGAAAGCCATGGTGCCACCGTCAGACCCCGGCAACACCCCCCAGCCATGCACACCCCCACAGCCCCAAAAGGGATGGatttcaccccaaaaaaaaaaaaacggttcTCACGCTCCCGCAGTAGCCTCCACCCgaacgggggtgggggggctcctATATAACCCGGCCAACGGCTGTTTTGGGTTAATATTTGAcatttggggtggggttttttgtgatttttttttttttttttccagcagaaggcaaaggcaggtgGGCGAAAGTgcaggcggggggcggggggggggggacgggcaACCAAACACTGGCTAAAAGTAGCCAAAGCCAAATCCGTGGGTAGCGCTTCCCTCATCGTGGCAGCAAAAACACCCGCAAAAATGGGGCCGAACTGGAGCAATCTGGggcaggaggaaaagcaaaaattatcttttttaaaattctttcccGGCGTTGctttttttgaggagaaaaggCGGCTTTTGGAGAGGGCCCAACCTACATCCAGCTTGTGGGGTACTctaagccgggggggggggggggggggtagtgTCTGGCCTTTGCCGGCCCCGTTGGGTTAAATTTTAGTGATTTTGTGGTCAAAAGGGGAGCGGAAGGTGCTGACAGGGGTGGCCCTGCTTGGGTCAGCGCATTCCCCACCGGGGGTTAATTTTTGACGGGGTCAAACcaatggggggggtgggggggccaagGGACACGTTGGCAACGGGATCAAGGGCCAAGGTGGCcgatgtggggggggggggtgatgggagggggttggggggagaTTGGGGAGTTCCtcacccttcccccccccccattctctgGGATTTGGGGGACCCCCTTGACCGGGACAagagttgggggggtttggggttatTGGGTGGCATCTTCTCGGAGATGACCTCCAaaatgggggggggtgggcgccATCTTGGTAGAGGTGGCCTCGGGGACAAGGTCATGAGGTGTCATTGGAGGTGACCACCAAGATGGGGGTTCTTGGGTGCCATTTTATTGGTGATGGCCTTGGGGACAAGGTCATGAGGTGTCATTGACCTCCAAGATGGGGGTTCTTGGGTGCCATTTTGGTAGAGGTGGCCTCGGGGACAAGGTCATGAGGTGTCATTGGAGGTGACCACCAAGATGGGGGTTCTTGGGTGCCATCTTGGTAGAGGTGGCCTCGGGGACAAGGTCATGAGGTGTCATTGGATGTGACCACCAAGATGGGGGTTCTTGGGTGCCATTTTATTGGTGATGGCCTTGGGGACAAGGTCATGAGGTGTCATTGACCTCCAAGATGGGGGTTCTTGGGTGCCATTTTGGTAGAGGTGGCCTCGGGGACAAGGTCATGAGGTGTCATTGGAGGTGACCACCAAGATGGGGGTTCTTGGGTGCCATCTTGGTAGAGGTGGCCTCGGGGACACGGTTCTTAGGCGTTGTCCTGTTGGAGGTGCCCTCGGGCGTGGATATTGGGTGTCATCTTACTGGAGGTGACCTTGGGTGGGCCTCAGATAACACCCCGAGACGTTGTCCCCACCAGAGCTGCTTTATTCCTCCGAGAACTTCCCCTGCCCCACACCGGGAGGTCACCAGCCATGGGGCAGGCAGCGAATTCGTACCTGTCCCCAAAACGAGGCTGCGGGGACCCATAGGGGAGGGTGGGTGCTGGTGGTTGGGTGTTGGGTgctgtcccccaccccccaacccccttGTGGTCCTTCAGGCCTCCTTCTGTGGGGCCTTGtcctggggctggagggggatCTTCTCTTTGGGGTCCTCCGTCTTCTTCCGCTTGGCcctggagggaggaagaggaggaggaggagggtcaGTCACCAGCAGCGGGGGAAGCGGTCTGGCCTGCACGGTGTCCACccgtctgtccgtctgtccagCCCTTCGGCCACTCGTATCGCTCGTTCTTCTGCCAACACACCCACACACTCGTCCCTCAAGACGTCCCCCTGGCGCGTCACCCACAACCCCTTCAGCTTCCAGTCTGTCCATCCAACTGTCCCTCATCCAACTGTCCTTCATCATCCAACTGTCCCTCACCCAACTGTCCATCATCCAAGTGTCCATCATTCATCATCCAACTGTCCCTCATCTAAGTgtccatcatccatcatccaaCCGTCCATCATCCAACCATCCATCATCCAACCATCGACCATCATCCAACTGTCCATCATCCAACCATCcgtcatccatccatcatccatcgTCCAACCATCATCCAACCATCcgtcatccatccatcatccatcgTCCAACCATCATCCAACCATCcgtcatccatccatcatccatcatccaaCCATCATCCAACCATTGTCCAACCATCGTCCATCATCCAGCCATCATCCAACtgtccatcatccatccatccatcatccatccatcatccatccctCCGTCCGTCCATCCGTCTGTCCATCCTTTCCTTCATCCCCCACGCCCAACCTGCTCTCCACCTCCTCGATGGTGTCGGGCAGCGGCGCGTTGAGGGTCTCTGGAAGGAAACCGGCCACCACGGCTGCCACCACGGGGGCCACCCCGTAGACCGCCGGGGGCAAGAAGGGGTAGTACTCATCCATCATCTTCACCAGCGGTGCCACGATGCCGCCCACTCGGGCCATGGTGCTGCCGAAACCCAGCCCGGTCTGCCTGCCGGCGCCGGGGGAGGGGTCAACATGGGGCAGAGACCACCAtgggggtgtcccggggggggggtcctgccccaCCGCAGGGTCCCGGGGAGGGGGTTTTACCTGATAGGGGTGGGGTAGAGCTCGGTGGTGTAGAGGAAGACGCAGTTGAAGGAGGCAGAGAGACAACCCTTGCCGATGACGGCCAGCGCCGTGCGCACCGtctgcagctctggggcagagagagagggaCGGGGTGGGCGTCGGGGGAGGGGCCAccacgggggggggcggggggggggatgggcaggaggagaaaggggggaggGTGGAGGGACAGGTCAGTGGGTGAGCGGGCGGATGGGTGGATGGAGATGTGGATGGATgggggggatggtgggatggatggtggatggggggGGTGGAgatatggatggatggatggatggtggatggatggatgatggatgggagggatggatggatggatggatggatgatggatgggatggatggagatggagatggatgAAGATGTGGATGGAGACGTAGATGGAGATCTGGAGGGATGGTTGGAAATGTGGATGAATGGTTGGAGACAtacatggatggatggatggatgaagacatggatggatggatggatggatggatggatgggtggatggatggatggagacaTGGATGGGTGGTTGGAGATGTGGATGGATGGAGATCTGGATGGATGTTTGGAAatgtggatggatggatggatggatggatggatggatggatggatggatggagacatggatggatggatggagatgTGGATGGGTGGATGGCGATGGGGATGGATGGTTGGAAATGTGGATGAATGCTTGGAGatgtggatggatggatggagacatggatggatggagatatggatggaggatggatggatggatggatggatggatggatggatggatggatggatggagaggtAGGTAGGTGCTCAATTCAATGGCTGGAGAAGAGAGGGTTGGGTGAAGAGCAAAGCAGAGTGGTGGGAGGGCCCGGCGGGGACACGGGTGGCCGGGCAGAGCGGTGCAGAAGATCCCCATCACCCCATGGCACCCACCTGTGGAGACAAAGATGTTGGCAATGATGACCAGCCCCGCCAAGAAGAGGGGCGCCATGAGTGACACCCGCCGGCCAATGTAGCTCATGGAGATGGTCACCACCACTTTGGCCGGGAAGTCAACGGCGCCGAAAATCACCTGGATGAGGTAAATGCTGACACCAAAGTTTTGCAGATCCATGGCCAGGGCGTAGTAGGAGAAACTCGTGGAGAACCTGGAGCGGGACAGAGAGAGGCACTGACTTGAGGGGGGGTGACCTCCCTGGGATGTCACCTGGGAGCTCAGGTGGAGGAGAAGGGCTGGATTCACCAAGTGGCCTGATGTCCATCTTTCCATTCATCTGTCTGTACATCTGACCAAGTCTTCAACCATCTCCCCATCTACTCTTCCATCCAACCAACCAATCATCCaaccaccatccaaccatccaacCAACCATCCAACCATCCAACCAATCAACCATCCAACCATCCAACCATCCAACCAAACATCCAACCATCCAACCATCCAACCAATCAACCATCCAACCATCCAACCAACCATCCATGCATCCAACTAACCAACCATCCACCCAACTAACCAACCATCCAGccaactaaccaaccaaccaaccatccAACCATCCAACTAACCAACCAtccacccaaccaaccaaccatccAAGCAACCATCCATCCAACCAaccaaccatccatccatccatccatctgaccACCCAACCATCCAACCAACTATCCAACCATCCATCCAACCACCCAACCACCCATCCAACCATCCCTCCACCCCCTcacccatccctcccttcccctcctctccactggacctcccagcccagcccagccccaccagATGATGGAGAGGCAGAAGAAGATGTGGCGGATGACCGGGGTCCGGACCAGGTCGGTGACGGTGTAGGAGGACTTGAGACCAGCCAACTCCTCCTTCATGTTGGACTTCAGGACCTGGGAGAGGGGGAGATGGGAGaggctggtgggggacaggggtAGGGAATGAAGACCCTCCCCCACCATGGGGCCACCGTACCTCCACCGTgatcttctccccttcctcctttct
This window harbors:
- the LOC141938812 gene encoding solute carrier family 22 member 6-A-like isoform X2 — encoded protein: MAFADLLEHVGGMGRFQVASVVLLALPVLMMASHNLLQNFTAATSDHRCRLRWEANATGLDPQDLLRVSVPRGEQCRRFVTPQWWLLEANGSATNTTWPETEPCRDGWTYDRSVFTSTIVSEWDLVCSSRGLKQLAQSLYMAGVLVGGIVFGGLSDRFGRRSLLTWCYLQMGAMGTCSSFAPTFTIYCLFRFLTGMAFSGIVLNSVSLSLEWMPTRTRALVGTFMGYCYTLGQFLLAGVSYAVPAWRWLQLTVSLPFFCFFLYSWWLTESARWLVMVGKSQWALKELRKVARINGKKEEGDKLDIDALRSYMQKEMTSSRSHHTVVDLVRTPVVRRISCCLCFVWFSTSFAYYGLAMDLQNFDFNIYVIQLVFGAVDIPAKLVSILTITFVGRRFTQSFALILAGLAILANILVPRDLRTLRTALAVFGKGCLAASFNCVFLYTGELYPTVIRITAPLVKMAGEVFPALPFIIYGVAPVVSGLVAVFLPETRDTALPETVEEVEGRTRPLKDEAQHLQVPLQPPQPGNTMADHSGGPQNPPKPPRLQQ
- the LOC141938812 gene encoding solute carrier family 22 member 6-A-like isoform X1, which gives rise to MAFADLLEHVGGMGRFQVASVVLLALPVLMMASHNLLQNFTAATSDHRCRLRWEANATGLDPQDLLRVSVPRGEQCRRFVTPQWWLLEANGSATNTTWPETEPCRDGWTYDRSVFTSTIVSEWDLVCSSRGLKQLAQSLYMAGVLVGGIVFGGLSDRFGRRSLLTWCYLQMGAMGTCSSFAPTFTIYCLFRFLTGMAFSGIVLNSVSLSLEWMPTRTRALVGTFMGYCYTLGQFLLAGVSYAVPAWRWLQLTVSLPFFCFFLYSWWLTESARWLVMVGKSQWALKELRKVARINGKKEEGDKLDIDALRSYMQKEMTSSRSHHTVVDLVRTPVVRRISCCLCFVWFSTSFAYYGLAMDLQNFDFNIYVIQLVFGAVDIPAKLVSILTITFVGRRFTQSFALILAGLAILANILVPRDLRTLRTALAVFGKGCLAASFNCVFLYTGELYPTVIRQTGMGLANTMARLGSITAPLVKMAGEVFPALPFIIYGVAPVVSGLVAVFLPETRDTALPETVEEVEGRTRPLKDEAQHLQVPLQPPQPGNTMADHSGGPQNPPKPPRLQQ
- the LOC141938812 gene encoding solute carrier family 22 member 6-A-like isoform X3 codes for the protein MAFADLLEHVGGMGRFQVASVVLLALPVLMMASHNLLQNFTAATSDHRCRLRWEANATGLDPQDLLRVSVPRGEQCRRFVTPQWWLLEANGSATNTTWPETEPCRDGWTYDRSVFTSTIVSEWDLVCSSRGLKQLAQSLYMAGVLVGGIVFGGLSDRFGRRSLLTWCYLQMGAMGTCSSFAPTFTIYCLFRFLTGMAFSGIVLNSVSLSLEWMPTRTRALVGTFMGYCYTLGQFLLAGVSYAVPAWRWLQLTVSLPFFCFFLYSWWLTESARWLVMVGKSQWALKELRKVARINGKKEEGDKLDIDALRSYMQKEMTSSRSHHTVVDLVRTPVVRRISCCLCFVWFSTSFAYYGLAMDLQNFDFNIYVIQLVFGAVDIPAKLVSILTITFVGRRFTQSFALILAGLAILANILVPRDLRTLRTALAVFGKGCLAASFNCVFLYTGELYPTVIRQTGMGLANTMARLGSITAPLVKMAGEVFPALPFIIYGVAPVVSGLVAVFLPETRDTALPETVEEDPAPEG
- the LOC141938812 gene encoding solute carrier family 22 member 6-B-like isoform X4 codes for the protein MAFADLLEHVGGMGRFQVASVVLLALPVLMMASHNLLQNFTAATSDHRCRLRWEANATGLDPQDLLRVSVPRGEQCRRFVTPQWWLLEANGSATNTTWPETEPCRDGWTYDRSVFTSTIVSEWDLVCSSRGLKQLAQSLYMAGVLVGGIVFGGLSDRFGRRSLLTWCYLQMGAMGTCSSFAPTFTIYCLFRFLTGMAFSGIVLNSVSLSLEWMPTRTRALVGTFMGYCYTLGQFLLAGVSYAVPAWRWLQLTVSLPFFCFFLYSWWLTESARWLVMVGKSQWALKELRKVARINGKKEEGDKLDIDALRSYMQKEMTSSRSHHTVVDLVRTPVVRRISCCLCFVWFSTSFAYYGLAMDLQNFDFNIYVIQLVFGAVDIPAKLVSILTITFVGRRFTQSFALILAGLAILANILVPRDLRTLRTALAVFGKGCLAASFNCVFLYTGELYPTVIRQGWGWPTPWPVWAASQRPW
- the LOC141938812 gene encoding solute carrier family 22 member 6-A-like isoform X5 — translated: MAGVLVGGIVFGGLSDRFGRRSLLTWCYLQMGAMGTCSSFAPTFTIYCLFRFLTGMAFSGIVLNSVSLSLEWMPTRTRALVGTFMGYCYTLGQFLLAGVSYAVPAWRWLQLTVSLPFFCFFLYSWWLTESARWLVMVGKSQWALKELRKVARINGKKEEGDKLDIDALRSYMQKEMTSSRSHHTVVDLVRTPVVRRISCCLCFVWFSTSFAYYGLAMDLQNFDFNIYVIQLVFGAVDIPAKLVSILTITFVGRRFTQSFALILAGLAILANILVPRDLRTLRTALAVFGKGCLAASFNCVFLYTGELYPTVIRQTGMGLANTMARLGSITAPLVKMAGEVFPALPFIIYGVAPVVSGLVAVFLPETRDTALPETVEEVEGRTRPLKDEAQHLQVPLQPPQPGNTMADHSGGPQNPPKPPRLQQ